The Cytobacillus oceanisediminis genomic interval TTACTAAATCTCCTTACTTTATTTTTCATTTTGTTTTTATAGGTTAAAGGGTTAGGTTTTGAGGAAGGTATATATTTTCATCGAACCAGGGTACATTGTTATAAATCCGGCATACCATACACCTCATAATAAACAAATTTATTTTCTAATCTATTAAAGAGCTGAAAAATCTGCTTGTGCTGAACAAATAGAAACGGGGAAAGTTTATTCTGGATTATGATGAACGAAACTAGTATGGCTGATATATTATCGTTTATTGACTTTTGGAGATTGGGCTTTTGGCTTTCACTGATTTATAAGGAAACTGGTTTTTAACTTAATGGTCCAATGAGGAAGAAACTATTTTAGAAAAAAAGTGCTAGGTCTTCATTCGTGTTTGATAAGGGAGGTGCCTGTCCATAGAATTTAATTAATGTATGCACATGTGCTTTTCTATTTCTCTTGTGCATTCAGATTGCAAGTTCCAACCTGATTTGGAGTATCAAATAAAATTAGTTCGTAGTTTAAGGTGGTTCTGCCCAGGCCCTTTGTAATATATCAAACAAAAAGCCTTGATGTTTTATAATTCGAGAATATTATATAGGCTAAACAAGTTTTGATTATAATTCATCCCTTTTGACTCTAAATAAGACAATGTTTCTTTGCATTCGGGACCCTTATGGGGATCCAGGACAATAATTCCGTCAACAGTTTCATTCCTAAACTTCTGGTAAGAGGAATCCAAGTAATCTTTATAATGTTTAAAGGACACATATTGATGTATTTTAAACTTTCCATATCGTACAACATGATCTCTAAAAATTTTACAATGCTGTTTTGGGCCAAATACTATAAATATTGGTTTTTTTACCTTTTGGCCAAAATAAAATTTACAAATATACTTCATTGATATTTGATTCATTTCAATACAAAAGGCATTTCTGCTATGATTCGTTAACGAGCCCTGGTGGACTCTATATAAATAGAGAACTTCAGGTACAATTTCAATGGAACCAATATTAAACATGCGCAGCCATAGATCATAATCTTGAATCAGCCGGTATTTAGAATCATATCTTCCGGCGGTTTCAAAGGCTTTTTTTGAAAAAATACAACTGCCATGTGATAGGGGACAAGACCTAAACCGTTCTTTAAGAAGATCATCATTAGTCAGAAGAGAATTATGGAAGTTACTAATACCGTTTGTAACTCTTCTTGATACAGCAGGTTTACCGGATATACATTCAATCTTGCTGCCAACAGCAATGACATGCGGATGGGATTCAATAAATTCAGCTTGCTTCTCCAGTCTCGAGGGCATACTTATATCATCAGCATCCTGT includes:
- a CDS encoding glycosyltransferase family 2 protein — translated: MFISVVMSVYNTEKYVKQAVDSILLQTHKNFEFIIINDGSTDNTRKILDTIEDNRVNIIHLEKNHGVAYARNLGVQAAKGEWIAVQDADDISMPSRLEKQAEFIESHPHVIAVGSKIECISGKPAVSRRVTNGISNFHNSLLTNDDLLKERFRSCPLSHGSCIFSKKAFETAGRYDSKYRLIQDYDLWLRMFNIGSIEIVPEVLYLYRVHQGSLTNHSRNAFCIEMNQISMKYICKFYFGQKVKKPIFIVFGPKQHCKIFRDHVVRYGKFKIHQYVSFKHYKDYLDSSYQKFRNETVDGIIVLDPHKGPECKETLSYLESKGMNYNQNLFSLYNILEL